One Labrus mixtus chromosome 12, fLabMix1.1, whole genome shotgun sequence DNA segment encodes these proteins:
- the wasf1 gene encoding actin-binding protein WASF1 isoform X1, with protein sequence MPLVKRTIEPRHLCHTVLPRNIKNELECVTNISLANVIRQLSSLSKYAEDLFGELFNEAHTFSFRVNSLQERVDRLSISVTQLDPKEEELSLQDITMRKAFRSSTIQDQQLFDRTSLPVPLQETFQTCEQPPPLNILSPYRDDGKEGLKFYTNPSYFFDLWREKMLQDTEDKRKERRKQKLEMPYLVCPNGLIRVRSETPPPFLIPSELQDPRMYDQVYRYLDLPGQMKAIDRPQELEKVPRVPHDRKKEWQKLALGAELAQDIPEDKHREANGSAGYHDNRAPLYMEHLDGPFSLAALPYTQMNELLNRTGDRMYSRPDGPPPPPPLMHSLGEIKPPSVISSGSGFSDSRPQSPARTAGFNSNTPPPPPPPLPPPPPPLPSSGLRGTPPPPIPPLPVQQQPPAIPPPPAPLQIAPGVLHPAPPPVAPPLHSSSPARLQQVLDRGHPTGSGTQSDGTSLPPPPPPPPLPLPGARGSEPCPSGPPPVPAFPSAGAMASPLPHTMHDMGSKRHHPASLPPISDARSVLLEAIRKGIQLRKVEEQREQEAKHERVGNDVATILSRRIAVEYSDSEDESEFDEGDWME encoded by the exons ATGCCGCTAGTGAAGCGCACCATCGAGCCCAGGCACCTGTGCCACACGGTGCTGCCAAGGAACATCAAGAATGAGCTGGAGTGTGTGACTAACATCTCCTTGGCCAACGTCATTCGCCAGCTCAGCAGCCTCA gtaaATATGCAGAGGACCTGTTTGGAGAGCTCTTCAACGAGGCCCACACCTTTTCTTTCCGGGTCAACTCCCTGCAGGAGCGCGTGGACCGCCTCTCCATCAGTGTCACACAGCTGGACCCCAAAGAAGAGGAAT tgtctctgcAGGACATCACCATGAGGAAGGCTTTCAGGAGTTCCACTATTCAGGACCAGCAGCTGTTCGACCGCACGTCGCTGCCCGTCCCACTGCAGGAGACCTTCCAGACATGCGAGCAGCCACCGCCCCTAAATATCCTCTCGCCATACAG GGACGATGGGAAGGAGGGTCTGAAGTTCTACACCAATCCGTCCTACTTCTTTGACctgtggagagagaagatgctgcaggacacagaggacAAAAGGAAGGAGAGGCGGAAACAGAAG CTGGAAATGCCTTATCTTGTGTGTCCCAATGGCCTCATAAGAGTCCGCTCTGAAacccctcctcctttcctcattCCCTCAGAG CTGCAGGACCCCCGCATGTATGATCAGGTCTATAGGTACTTAGACCTTCCAGGGCAG ATGAAGGCCATAGACCGTCCACAGGAGCTGGAGAAGGTCCCACGGGTGCCTCACGACCGCAAGAAGGAGTGGCAGAAACTGGCTCTGGGTGCTGAGCTCGCCCAAGACATACCTGAAGACAAGCACAGGGAGGCCAACGGATCTGCTGGTTACCACGACAACAG GgctcctctgtacatggagcattTGGACGGGCCTTTCTCTCTGGCTGCGCTGCCCTACACCCAGATGAACGAGCTGCTGAACCGAACCGGAGACAGAATGTATTCAAGGCCCGACGGCCCTCCACCGCCTCCACCTCTCATGCACTCACTGGGAGAGATCAAGCCACCCTCTGTGATCAG tTCTGGTTCAGGTTTTTCCGACAGCAGACCTCAGTCTCCAGCCCGGACAGCAGGCTTCAACTCCaacactccccctccccctccaccccctctcccccctccgcCTCCCCCGTTACCCTCCTCAGGCCTGCGGggcacccctcctcctcccatacCCCCTCTACCAGTGCAGCAGCAACCTCCAGCCATCCCGCCTCCCCCCGCCCCTCTCCAGATCGCCCCGGGCGTGCTCCATCCGGCCCCTCCACCCGTGGCACCTCCCCTCCACTCCTCTTCCCCCGCTCGCCTCCAACAGGTCCTGGACAGGGGGCATCCTACGGGCTCGGGGACCCAGTCGGATGGCACCTCCCTGCCCCCTCCGccgccacctcctcctcttcctctcccagGAGCACGGGGCTCCGAGCCCTGTCCGTCAGGCCCTCCACCTGTGCCCGCCTTCCCCTCAGCAGGAGCCATGGCCTCCCCTCTACCCCACACCATGCACGATATGGGGAGCAAGAGGCATCACCCAGCCAGTCTGCCACCAATCAGCGACGCACGCAGTGTCCTGCTGGAGGCTATCAGAAAAG GCATACAGCTGCGGAAAGTGGAGGAGCAGCGAGAGCAGGAGGCTAAGCATGAGCGCGTGGGCAACGACGTGGCCACCATCCTGTCACGCCGCATCGCCGTGGAGTACTCTGACTCCGAGGATGAGTCCGAGTTTGACGAGGGAGACTGGATGGAGTGA
- the wasf1 gene encoding actin-binding protein WASF1 isoform X2: MPLVKRTIEPRHLCHTVLPRNIKNELECVTNISLANVIRQLSSLSKYAEDLFGELFNEAHTFSFRVNSLQERVDRLSISVTQLDPKEEELSLQDITMRKAFRSSTIQDQQLFDRTSLPVPLQETFQTCEQPPPLNILSPYRDDGKEGLKFYTNPSYFFDLWREKMLQDTEDKRKERRKQKLQDPRMYDQVYRYLDLPGQMKAIDRPQELEKVPRVPHDRKKEWQKLALGAELAQDIPEDKHREANGSAGYHDNRAPLYMEHLDGPFSLAALPYTQMNELLNRTGDRMYSRPDGPPPPPPLMHSLGEIKPPSVISSGSGFSDSRPQSPARTAGFNSNTPPPPPPPLPPPPPPLPSSGLRGTPPPPIPPLPVQQQPPAIPPPPAPLQIAPGVLHPAPPPVAPPLHSSSPARLQQVLDRGHPTGSGTQSDGTSLPPPPPPPPLPLPGARGSEPCPSGPPPVPAFPSAGAMASPLPHTMHDMGSKRHHPASLPPISDARSVLLEAIRKGIQLRKVEEQREQEAKHERVGNDVATILSRRIAVEYSDSEDESEFDEGDWME, from the exons ATGCCGCTAGTGAAGCGCACCATCGAGCCCAGGCACCTGTGCCACACGGTGCTGCCAAGGAACATCAAGAATGAGCTGGAGTGTGTGACTAACATCTCCTTGGCCAACGTCATTCGCCAGCTCAGCAGCCTCA gtaaATATGCAGAGGACCTGTTTGGAGAGCTCTTCAACGAGGCCCACACCTTTTCTTTCCGGGTCAACTCCCTGCAGGAGCGCGTGGACCGCCTCTCCATCAGTGTCACACAGCTGGACCCCAAAGAAGAGGAAT tgtctctgcAGGACATCACCATGAGGAAGGCTTTCAGGAGTTCCACTATTCAGGACCAGCAGCTGTTCGACCGCACGTCGCTGCCCGTCCCACTGCAGGAGACCTTCCAGACATGCGAGCAGCCACCGCCCCTAAATATCCTCTCGCCATACAG GGACGATGGGAAGGAGGGTCTGAAGTTCTACACCAATCCGTCCTACTTCTTTGACctgtggagagagaagatgctgcaggacacagaggacAAAAGGAAGGAGAGGCGGAAACAGAAG CTGCAGGACCCCCGCATGTATGATCAGGTCTATAGGTACTTAGACCTTCCAGGGCAG ATGAAGGCCATAGACCGTCCACAGGAGCTGGAGAAGGTCCCACGGGTGCCTCACGACCGCAAGAAGGAGTGGCAGAAACTGGCTCTGGGTGCTGAGCTCGCCCAAGACATACCTGAAGACAAGCACAGGGAGGCCAACGGATCTGCTGGTTACCACGACAACAG GgctcctctgtacatggagcattTGGACGGGCCTTTCTCTCTGGCTGCGCTGCCCTACACCCAGATGAACGAGCTGCTGAACCGAACCGGAGACAGAATGTATTCAAGGCCCGACGGCCCTCCACCGCCTCCACCTCTCATGCACTCACTGGGAGAGATCAAGCCACCCTCTGTGATCAG tTCTGGTTCAGGTTTTTCCGACAGCAGACCTCAGTCTCCAGCCCGGACAGCAGGCTTCAACTCCaacactccccctccccctccaccccctctcccccctccgcCTCCCCCGTTACCCTCCTCAGGCCTGCGGggcacccctcctcctcccatacCCCCTCTACCAGTGCAGCAGCAACCTCCAGCCATCCCGCCTCCCCCCGCCCCTCTCCAGATCGCCCCGGGCGTGCTCCATCCGGCCCCTCCACCCGTGGCACCTCCCCTCCACTCCTCTTCCCCCGCTCGCCTCCAACAGGTCCTGGACAGGGGGCATCCTACGGGCTCGGGGACCCAGTCGGATGGCACCTCCCTGCCCCCTCCGccgccacctcctcctcttcctctcccagGAGCACGGGGCTCCGAGCCCTGTCCGTCAGGCCCTCCACCTGTGCCCGCCTTCCCCTCAGCAGGAGCCATGGCCTCCCCTCTACCCCACACCATGCACGATATGGGGAGCAAGAGGCATCACCCAGCCAGTCTGCCACCAATCAGCGACGCACGCAGTGTCCTGCTGGAGGCTATCAGAAAAG GCATACAGCTGCGGAAAGTGGAGGAGCAGCGAGAGCAGGAGGCTAAGCATGAGCGCGTGGGCAACGACGTGGCCACCATCCTGTCACGCCGCATCGCCGTGGAGTACTCTGACTCCGAGGATGAGTCCGAGTTTGACGAGGGAGACTGGATGGAGTGA
- the kif25 gene encoding kinesin-like protein KIF25 yields the protein MPLFINRDQMFAHQVHLLEHKLRSKEERILELETENAILHLRLAECLGKLRRESEEESKALTQLQRQRNAQKITRSALAKLLSGVQVVKQELSEIFAVYLSFATELEEKSKQLLEKVGQASCPLNGHRGDNGQNLQAHVAALERSLEEEREKCRAERQRRKDLHNTLVELRGNIRVHCRVRPVLPFDHAESSTSASGPPEEVVSAMSDDTVMVNCIKTGMPVHNKIFEFERVHGPEDSQDAVFQEVRPLMTSLLDGYNVCIMAYGQTGSGKTHTMMGSRPLEENSGTQKDTQQGIIPNAAAELFRLISEKPAESHTVELSVMEVYNNEVFDLLARDELSSAAGQRRDVITTSSGTIQVTSLTHQPVCNASEVMQIISSVLKFRAHCPTLIHPDSSRSHLVVNLTVSSKSPNALALARRLQRAKRDMQQSTQKEWWSPRCHRANPSAQHSSDELFASSSSSPCPSPSLSPCPSPRPSMSQAPFKTKLQLVDLAGSECVGMSGVSGAALWEVSCINRSLSALADVLGALAEHRPHVPYRNSKLTHLLQDAIGGDAKLLLMLCVSPTQHFITESLQSLGLGTRARQVQKEPPRRKNNTLKVK from the exons atgcctctCTTTATAAACAGAGACCAGATGTTTGCTCATCAGGTACACCTGCTGGAGCACAAACTCAGG AGTAAAGAGGAGCGAATACTGGAACTGGAGACAGAGAATGCTATTCTCCATTTAAGACTTGCTGAG TGTCTGGGGAAACTCCGTCGAGAATCTGAAGAAGAGAGCAAGGCCCTGACCCAACTTCAGCGCCAGAGGAATGCACAGAAGATAACTCGGTCAGCCCTAGCAAAACTCCTCTCTGGTGTCCAG GTAGTGAAGCAGGAATTGAGCGAAATATTTGCAGTGTATTTGAGTTTTGCCActgagctggaggagaagagcAAGCAGCTGCTGGAAAAGGTTGGCCAGGCCAGCTGTCCTCTAAACGGTCACCGTGGAGACAATGGTCAGA ACTTGCAAGCTCATGTTGCAGCCCTGGAGCGCtctctggaggaggagagggagaagtgcAGGGCAGAGAGGCAGCGGAGGAAAGACCTGCACAACACGCTGGTG GAGTTGAGAGGAAACATCCGGGTTCACTGCAGGGTGCGACCGGTTCTGCCCTTTGACCACGCTGAGTCCTCCACCTCTGCGTCAGG GCCGCCAGAAGAAGTGGTCTCTGCGATGAGTGAT GACACAGTGATGGTGAATTGCATAAAAACAGGGATGCCAGTACACAACAAGATCTTTGAATTTGAGAG GGTTCATGGACCAGAGGATTCCCAGGATGCCGTCTTTCAGGAGGTCAGACCTCTAATGACGTCACTGCTGGACGG CTACAATGTGTGCATCATGGCGTACGGGCAGACGGGCAGCGGGAAGACCCACACCATGATGGGATCCCGGCCGCTGGAGGAGAACTCAGGGACGCAGAAGGACACACAGCAGGGGATCATCCCCAACGCGGCTGCAGAGCTCTTTAg GCTGATCTCTGAGAAGCCCGCAGAGAGCCACACGGTGGAGTTGTCCGTGATGGAGGTGTACAACAATGAGGTGTTTGACCTCCTGGCCAGAGACGAGCTCAGCAGTGCCGCTGGCCAGCGCCGGGACGTCATCACCACCTCCTCCGGCACCATCCAGGTCACCTCCCTCACGCACCA GCCTGTGTGTAACGCCTCTGAGGTGATGCAGATTATCAGCAGTGTTTTGAAGTTCAGAGCTCACTGCCCCACCCTCATACACCCCGACTCCTCGCGCTCACACCTCGTCGTCAACCTCACCGTTTCCTCCAAAAGCCCCAACGCACTGGCCCTCG CCCGCAGGTTACAGAGAGCGAAGAGGGACATGCAGCAGTCCACCCAGAAGGAGTGGTGGAGTCCACGCTGCCACCGCGCTAACCCCTCTGCCCAGCACTCTTCCGATGAGCTCTTTgcaagctcctcctcctctccctgccCCTCCCCTTCCCTGTCTCCATGCCCCTCCCCGAGGCCCAGCATGTCACAGGCTCCGTTCAAGACCAAGCTGCAGCTGGTGGACCTGGCGGGGAGCGAGTGTGTCG GCATGTCTGGAGTATCAGGTGCAGCTCTGTGGGAGGTGTCCTGTATAAACCGCAGTCTCTCTGCACTGGCTGATGTCCTGGGAGCTCTGGCAGAGCACAGACCACACGTCCCGTACAGGAACAGCAAACTCACTCATTTACTACAGGATGCCatag ggggcgacgcaaagctgctgctgatgctgtgcgTCTCCCCGACACAGCACTTCATCACTGAGTCTCTGCAGTCTCTGGGTTTAGGCACACGGGCCCGCCAGGTCCAGAAAGAGCCGCCCCGAAGAAAGAATAACACCCTCAAAGTTAAGTGA